In Leishmania major strain Friedlin complete genome, chromosome 26, a genomic segment contains:
- the MP100 gene encoding putative RNA-editing complex protein MP100 has protein sequence MRGALARSACRLASLQKGTQLADVYQLLITKKPVEYDYIAIDVNAFVGGAMRITKNMSPEQRRSKEASRHVLNSIMQILRRVVCRHSLLLAFDGPDTFAKAYKLRTTSSTRRLDIRTQRLPGGALMRAVEDRIVKAMPLGRGLIPGEVVVSGVNVEGPVERKVTAWALDLACRDGAQHTFKSICLIGAGELWMNVLALTPYFQGTSILHGSSDLRHMTLNDSLTWLQLGDDLLTGDARVITAARTDALLLYLLCHGCSATDLSPLSGSNFTVLMEAYHARRREAAATAGAAAGAPTFQLIRGQPNGALMLDVQALYLLFVAEKDTAAAIESLAALVVPAKDESLHAAPLRTFSMPLSTSGGSASDEKMRDANMPDMLHGSYLSHLLNSHHLFCHGEMLGRSRVPAYMEAEVKMGSLDRSGAAGVRASVVTVGDWTRFLLRCLQRGGRYAFASDAGAELSYSTSKCAPSAATTAAASAASSLTAPGTTAYYPFWSSAQPLTAAEYTILSTPNPGILDPLLVDYVPGFTPALRSELPRALTSVQANLHELRSSLQYFFAYATADRPHPSLCLAPSYHWCQNEKSKVWSMRYVDLGVVARQQGVRHARSLLPGMSMEQEAPTEGAAVYDAESQTWTSQPRSFAVFTASEQLPGHQEQAHANGSSSSSMAATAAASADAAEVSTLRVLTWNVMFDRYSNQPTPLGMPGIDWCSPKRYPVLAKLIDAEDADVVGMQEVERPFAEYLAAQPWCRERYIMSCSPQSPILDPWGVLLLVRRGGRWPLQQLKHLNVPAWSGHVSLMPVATLDLSAAAAHSDNSGTGCGSSAGKSGIRKLAASPRVVNVCSMHLLAPFVKVNEVARTGQDQALRHALTRQLQGDTLVMGDFNDWPSNEFLMPPESRYVECWPIIHPGDYGKTMDESNTFCKLKIEEIFFGRSDKVFLRTGTATASSPTRGVLKPVEAHLVGTRSVNDENGNQEAPAYLFPSDHYGVSMQFQVL, from the coding sequence ATGCGgggtgcgctggcgcgtAGCGCATGTCGGCTCGCCTCCCTCCAGAAAGGGACGCAGCTAGCTGATGTCTACCAGCTCCTCATCACCAAGAAGCCGGTCGAGTACGACTACATCGCGATTGACGTGAACGCCTTTGTCGGCGGCGCCATGCGCATAACAAAGAACATGTCGCCagagcagcgtcgcagcAAGGAGGCTTCGCGGCATGTCCTCAACTCCATCATGCAGATTCTGCGGCGCGTGGTGTGCCGTCActctcttcttctcgccTTTGACGGTCCGGATACGTTTGCGAAGGCGTACAAGCTTCGCACCACATCGTCGACACGGCGACTCGACATTCGAACTCAGCGCCTCCCCGGTGGTGCTTTGatgcgcgcggtggaggatCGCATAGTCAAGGCGATGCCGCTGGGGCGCGGGCTGATTCCTGGCGAGGTGGTCGTTTCCGGTGTCAACGTGGAGGGCCCGGTGGAGCGAAAGGTGACGGCATGGGCTCTCGACTTGGCGTGCCGCGACGGGGCGCAGCACACCTTCAAGTCTATCTGCCTCATCGGAGCAGGGGAGCTGTGGATGAACGTGCTCGCCCTCACGCCGTACTTTCAAGGCACGAGCATCTTGCACGGATCGTCCGACTTGCGCCACATGACGCTCAACGACTCCCTGACATGGCTCCAGCTCGGCGACGACCTGCTGACCGGTGATGCACGGGTCATCACTGCAGCGCGGAcagatgcgctgctgctttaTCTGCTGTGCCACGGCTGCTCCGCAACAGACCTCTCGCCGCTGTCTGGATCAAACTTTACGGTTCTCATGGAAGCATACCACGCTCGACGCCGCGAAGCCGCAGCGACCGCCGGTGCGGCCGCCGGGGCACCGACCTTTCAGCTCATCCGCGGGCAGCCGAACGGTGCCCTGATGCTTGACGTGCAGGCGCTCTACCTACTCTTTGTGGCGGAAAAGgacactgcagcagcaatcgagtcgctggcggcgcttGTCGTGCCGGCGAAGGATGAGAGCCTACACGCGGCACCGCTGAGGACCTTCTCCATGCCGCTCTCCACTTCAGGCGGCAGTGCATCAGATGAGAAGATGCGCGACGCTAATATGCCCGACATGTTGCACGGCAGCTACCTGAGCCACCTGCTTAACTCCCATCACCTCTTCTGCCATGGTGAAATGCTCGGTCGGTCCCGTGTGCCGGCCTACATGGAGGCAGAGGTGAAGATGGGGAGCCTtgaccgcagcggcgccgcgggtGTCCGCGCCAGCGTGGTCACCGTGGGGGATTGGACCCGCTTTCTGCTCCGCTGTCTCCAACGCGGGGGGCGCTACGCTTTCGCCAGTGACGCAGGCGCTGAGCTGAGCTACAGCACCTCGAAGTGCGCACCATCCGCTGCGAcgactgccgctgcgagCGCTGCGTCGTCACTCACCGCTCCCGGCACGACAGCCTACTATCCTTTCTGGTCctccgcgcagccgctgacGGCAGCCGAGTACACCATCCTTAGCACCCCGAATCCAGGCATCCTCGATCCGCTACTAGTGGATTACGTGCCAGGGTTTACGCCGGCGCTACGGTCGGAGCTGCCGCGGGCGCTCACGTCTGTGCAAGCGAACCTCCATGAACTTCGCAGCTCACTGCAGTACTTCTTCGCGTACGCAACAGCTGATCGGCCGCACCCGTCACTGTGCCTGGCGCCGTCCTACCACTGGTGTCAAAACGAGAAGAGCAAGGTGTGGTCAATGAGGTACGTGGACTTGGGCGTGGTCGCACGGCAGCAGGGTGTCCGTCACGCGCGCAGCCTGCTGCCCGGCATGAGCATGGAGCAGGAAGCGCCGACGGAGGGCGCCGCGGTATATGACGCCGAATCACAAACGTGGACCTCGCAGCCACGCAGCTTCGCTGTCTTCACAGCGTCGGAGCAGCTACCGGGCCATCAGGAGCAAGCGCATGCCAACGGGTCATCGTCTTCATCCATGGCggccacggctgctgcttccgcgGATGCGGCCGAGGTGTCCACGCTGAGGGTGCTCACGTGGAACGTTATGTTCGATCGGTACAGCAACCAGCCTACCCCACTCGGTATGCCGGGCATCGACTGGTGCAGCCCGAAGCGGTACCCCGTGCTGGCAAAGCTTATcgacgccgaggacgccgatgtgGTGGGGATGCAGGAAGTGGAGCGGCCGTTTGCTGAGTAtctcgcggcgcagccgtggtgccgcGAGCGGTACATCATGTCCTGCAGTCCGCAGAGCCCCATCTTGGATCCGTGGGGCGTGCTGCTActggtgcgccgcggcgggcggtggccgctgcagcagctgaaacACCTGAATGTGCCGGCGTGGTCAGGCCACGTCTCCCTCATGCCTGTGGCTACGCTGGATTTgagtgctgccgccgcccacaGCGACAACAGTGGCACCGGCTGTGGCAGCTCAGCGGGAAAGAGCGGCATCAGAAAGCTTGCAGCATCGCCGCGGGTGGTGAACGTCTGCTCCATGCACTTGCTGGCGCCGTTTGTGAAGGTGAACGAGGTGGCCCGCACGGGTCAGGATCAAGCTCTGCGTCATGCGCTgacgcggcagctgcagggcgACACGCTCGTGATGGGCGACTTCAACGACTGGCCGAGCAACGAGTTCCTCATGCCGCCGGAGTCGCGGTACGTCGAGTGCTGGCCGATCATTCACCCCGGTGACTACGGGAAAACAATGGACGAGTCGAACACCTTCTGCAAGCTGAAGATTGAAGAGATCTTCTTTGGTCGCTCGGACAAGGTGTTCCTCCGGACAGGTACCGCCACAGCCTCGAGCCCCACCCGAGGCGTGCTGAAGCCAGTGGAGGCGCATCTAGTAGGAACACGGAGCGTCAATGACGAAAACGGCAACCAAGAAGCACCGGCGTATCTGTTCCCATCTGACCACTACGGTGTCAGCATGCAGTTCCAAGTCCTGTGA